In Chiroxiphia lanceolata isolate bChiLan1 chromosome 2, bChiLan1.pri, whole genome shotgun sequence, a single genomic region encodes these proteins:
- the MFSD9 gene encoding major facilitator superfamily domain-containing protein 9, whose product MEEEEEEDGGHGAAGAPERSGRFVRCLYVVGFLDLFGVSMVVPLMNLHIKSLGASHTVAGIIGSLYGVMQLFSSTFVGCWSDIVGRQYSLLACILLSALGYFLLGTSTTVLLFAISRVPVGIFKHTLSISKALLSDLVSERDRPLVMGRFNAASSVGFILGPVVGGYLAELEGGFYQTSFICASIFLLNGGLVWMLPWNEENTGNREHHQDKGTNSFAAKANHDLLFKSAANTAVTNNNVFQSPWTQVATVLKKIKEIACSNLWDIFLVRFLMSVAILLYYSNFTLALEERFGVKPLFSGYLTSYSSALGVLAGCLLGPITRLYQHNTYRVLLHSSTFTCMLILLYASALNIWMVILSSTFLAFSTTIGRTCIIDLELTIGGNEASGTLLGVGQSVTSVGRIIAPLLSGIAQEFSPCGPPSLAVGLALVAILIMNANKQKYCSHGNVKLKNQ is encoded by the exons atggaggaggaggaggaggaggatggaggcCACGGAGCCGCGGGGGCTCCGGAGCGGTCCGGGCGTTTCGTGCGCTGCCTCTACGTGGTGGGATTCCTG GATTTATTTGGGGTGAGCATGGTTGTTCCTTTAATGAATCTTCATATCAAATCTCTAGGAGCAAGTCATACAGTGGCCGGAATAATAG gatCTCTCTATGGTGTAATGCAACTGTTTTCCAGCACATTTGTG GGCTGCTGGAGTGACATAGTAGGAAGACAGTATTCCTTGCTTGCTTGTATTCTTCTCAGTGCACTGGGTTACTTCCTTCTTGGAACATCCACCACTGTGTTGCTGTTTGCCATTTCTAGAGTCCCTGTAG GTATTTTCAAACACACACTCTCTATCTCTAAAGCCCTGCTTTCTGACTTGGTTTCGGAGAGGGACCGCCCTTTGGTAATGGGACGCTTCAATGCAGCCTCTAGCGTGGGCTTCATTCTGGGGCCTGTGGTTGGTGGCTACCTTGCAGAGTTGGAAGGTGGCTTTTATCAAACATCCTTCATCTGTGCCTCTATCTTCCTTCTGAATGGTG GTCTTGTCTGGATGTTACCTTGGAATGAAGAAAACACTGGCAACCGGGAACATCATCAAGACAAAGGAACAAATAGTTTCGCAGCAAAAGCAAATCATGACCTGCTCTTCAAATCAGCAGCTAATACAGCTGTGACAAACAATAATGTTTTCCAGTCTCCGTGGACCCAAGTTGCAACAGTGTTGAAGAAGATTAAAGAGATTGCATGCTCTAACTTGTGGGATATATTTTTAGTGCGGTTTCTGATGTCTGTGGCTATACTGCTGTACTATAGCAATTTCACTCTGGCCTTGGAGGAGAGATTTGGAGTGAAACCACTGTTCTCTGGATACTTAACAAGCTATAGCAGTGCACTTGGAGTCCTGGCTGGTTGTCTGCTCGGACCAATAACAAGGCTCTATCAGCATAACACTTACAGAGTTCTGTTGCACTCCAGCACTTTCACCTGTATGCTGATTCTCCTGTATGCATCAGCATTGAACATATGGATGGTCATTTTGTCTTCCACATTCTTAGCCTTTTCAACTACTATAGGTCGTACTTGTATCATTGATCTTGAATTGACCATTGGTGGGAATGAGGCCAGTGGCACACTTCTAGGTGTTGGACAGTCTGTGACATCAGTGGGACGTATAATTGCCCCACTCCTTTCTGGAATTGCGCAGGAGTTCAGTCCTTGTGGCCCTCCAAGTCTAGCTGTTGGACTAGCTTTAGTAGCTATTCTGATAAtgaatgcaaacaaacaaaaatactgtagTCATGGAAATGTGAAGTTAAAAAATCAGTAG